The nucleotide sequence CGACGACGACGTCCCGCACCTGGGCGAGGACGGCGGCTGCCAGCCGGCCCAGGTTGGCGGACGCCGCGGTTGCCTTTTCGGTCTCCGCTTCCGCCGACTCGTCAGTGCCGGTGAGTTCGCGGCGGGGACGCGGCGCGGTGTTGCCCTTGCGGTATGCAGGGGTGTCTGCCGGTGCGGCCCAGAACTGCTCGAGTTCGTCGTCGAGCCACAGCAGGGTAAGGGAGAGCCCGGACATGTCCAGGCTGGTGACCAGCTCGCCGCACTCCGGCTCAACGACCGTCAGGTTGGCGGCGTTGAGGAGCTTTTCGACCTTGCCGAACAGGAGGAACAGCTCGTCGTACTTGACGGTGCCCAGACCGTTGACGATGGCAACCACGCGGTCGCCGGCGTCGTCCGGCTTGTCCTCGAGCAGCCGGGACACCAGCAGTTCAGCAAGCTCGGAGGCGGTGGGCATGGGGTGCTCGGAGATGCCCGGTTCGCCGTGGATGCCCAGGCCAAGCGACATCTGGCCGGCCGGCACGTGGAACAGCGGCTCGGTGGCGCCGGGCAGCGTGCAGCCGTCGAAGGCGACGCCGAGGGACCGCGTGCGGTAGTTCGTCTTGATGGCGAGGCGCTCCACCTCGTCGAGGCTCAGGCCCGCCTCGGCCGCGGCGCCTGCGATCTTGAAGACCGTCAGGTCGCCGGCGATGCCGCGGCGCTTCTCGATCTGGTCCAGCGGGGCACTGGCGATATCGTCCGTGACCAGTACCGTGCGCGTCTCGATGCCCTCGGCGTTCAGGCGAAGCTGTGCCTGGCCGAAGTGCAGCACGTCGCCGGCGTAGTTGCCGTAGCTGAGCAGCACGCCGCCGCCGGCGTTGGCTGCCTTGGCCACGCGGTAGACCTGTCCGGCGGCCGGGGACGCGAACATGTTGCCGCACGCGGAACCGGCGGCCAGGCCGGGCCCGACCAGGCCGGCGAAGGCCGGGTAGTGGCCCGAGCCGCCGCCCACAACCAGGGCCACCTGGCCGGCGGGGATCTCGGTGGAGCGGGCTACGCCGCCGTCCACGCGGGCAACGTACCCGCGGTTGGCGGCGACGAAACCGTCCAGCGCCTCATCTGCGAAATCAGCGGGATTGTCGAAGATCTGAGTCATGGTTCCTCATTGAATCCGGGTTGGATGATCGGTTGCTTCTAGTGAGGCGCCTCTAGCGGGCGACGGCGGCGGGCTGCTGCCGTCCCTGCGCCACCTGGCTCTGGCCGAGGGCGTAGCCGTCCTTCTTGGGCAGGACGTGGCGGCGCAGGTAGTCCTGGTTGCTGGCCGTCACGGAGAGGCCGTCGCCGCCGTAGTGCTCGGTGCACAGGATGCCCTGGAAACCAACGGAGAGCGCCACCTTGAACGCCTCGCGGTAGTTGATCAGGCCGCTTTCCATCGGGGCGGGCATGGCGACGTACATGTCGCGGGCCACGTCCTCGTCCCGGATGTAGTTCTTCATGTGCCAGTAGTTGGAGTACGGCAGGGTCTTGGCAACCATTTCCCGCCAGTCCTCGATGGGCCGGTGCAGGCGGATGAGGTTGCCGAGGTCCGGGTTGAGGCCGACGTTGGACAGGCCGATGTCCTGGACGAACTGCACGGAGGAGTCCGCGGTGCCGATGTAGGTGTCCTCGTACATCTCGAGCGAGAGCAGGATGCCAACCTCAGCAGCGTGGCGCCCAAGTTCCTGGAAACGCGAGACGGCGTTGTTCCAGGCCTCCTTGTCCCCGACCGGGTCCTTGTAGCCTTCGACGGTCCAGAACCAGAGCTGCTTCTGCTGCTCCGGGGTGATTGCCTGGTGCAGCCCGAAGGAGACGACTTCACAGCCCAGTTCTGCTGCCGCATCGATGGTGCGGTGGCTGTAGGCCAGGTTGTCCTCCCACTTGCCCTCCTGAATGATGCTCTGGCGGATGGCGGAGATGACCGGGATGCCGATGCCGACGCTGTCAGCGGTCTGCTTGAACTCGGCGAGGCGCTCCTTGCTCAGGTCGCCGGGGCGGACCCAGCTGTCGGTGAGGTCGGCATTGGCGAAGCCTGCTTCCTTGACCTCGGTGAAGACCTCGGCCCAGGCGGAGGCATCGGCGTCGTTGATGTGGGTGCCCTGAGCGTCAACGCCCGGGAACTGCAGCAGAGCGGCGGTGATGGGCCAGTTGTCGGCGGTGTAAGCCATTCGTGTTCACTCCCTCGTGGAATCCTGTTTCCTATAGGATTTACTATCTAGTAGCAGTTGTCAAGGTCACACCTTCAAGAAGCGCATTCTTCTGAGCGATCATCGAAGATCCTATAGGGATGACGCCGGCCTGTGAAGCGGCCCACATCGGAAGCCGTGCGCCACTGCACCTTCCACGCTACGCTTCTCCCAGCCACGTAGCAGCAGAGGCCGTTCCCAGACCTGGAAACACCCTCTGCTGCTTCTTACATTGGCGGCGGCACCGGCCCTTCTCCTCCGGGGCGGGCCCGGCTCTACTCCTCCGGGGCGTCGGCCATTGCGCGTTCGCGGACCTTCTGGATGTGCGCCGCCATGGCCGCTTCTGCCTTGTCCGGGTCGCCGCTCGACAGCGCGTCCAGGACGGACTGATGCTCGGCGATGGCGTATTCCGCGTCGGTGATGCCCACCCCGCCAAAAAGCCGGAAGCGCTGGACCTGTCCGCCCAGGGCCGCATAGGCACCCACCATGAACTGGTTGTCGGTCTGCTGTGCGATCAGCTGGTGGAAGCGCTCATCGGCTTCGAGATAGTCCTTGTACTCCACAAAGGACGGGCCGCGCGGCGCGGATTTCAGGTCCTCGACTGTCTGTTCAAGCTCGGCAAGGCGGTGCGGGTTCAAGCGCGCGCAGGCGAGGCGGGCGTTGACGGGCTCGATCGCCAGCCGGGCCTCCATGAGATCCGCAAAGTCCTCCCGGGTGAAGACCGGCGCAACGCGATACCCCTTGAGCGCCACCCTGCGGACCATGCCCGTGTGTTCCAAGCGGGCCAGTGCTTCGCGGACAGGAGTCGGGGAAACGTCCAGCTCACGGGCAGTTCCGTCAATGCTGACGGCGGCCCCTGGTTCCAGCCTGCCGTCCATCAGCGAGGCGAGCAGCTCCTCGTAAACGTGGTCGGCCAGGACCTGACGGCTGACCGTCCGGCCTCCCTTGCGCCCGGTCTGATCCTCGGGCCGGCTGCCGGCGCGGGTGCCGTTGGACGCTTTTTGCATGATCAGATCCTATAGGGAGGCCTCAGGGAGGGCTGCACCCGTGACATTGCCATCAGGCGCAGAAGATCTTGGAGTTATTTGTGTTGACCGACAGTGTGGTGATTTCAGCGGACACCCACTGCCCGTCAACCTGGGCTCGTACCCGGACAGCAAATCCCGCGCTGGCTGAGCCTATGGCGGACGTCACCAGCGGTGACGACGGCTGGAGGACAATGGACGATCCCACGCTGGATTCGGTCCCGTAGGAGCCGGAGAGGCTGCGTGAGGAGATGAGTGGCGGCTGATTGACCGTTCCCACCGTGGTTATGGTCAGGGTCAGGGACCTGTTGCTGTTGTTTGAGCCCTCGGTGCAGGCGATGGAAATCGGGGACCAGTCGGCGGCGGAGACTGTCAGGTTCGCCGTCGCTGACTGCTGCCAGAGTGCGACGGCGGAGCTCCCGCCGATGCCCAGCAGCACCGTCAGCATGAAAGCGAAGAGCGCCAGCATTGCGCCGGGGACCTTGGCCTGGACGACGTCCGGGGTTTTCATGCCGCCGTGCCTGCTTCGCGGCGCCGGCTGCGGACGTTCCGGAAGATGAGGAGTGCGCCGTATCCGATGAGGCCGGCAGCGCCCACCGTCACCCAAAGGCCACGATCGGAATTCCCCAGCGCGTTGGCGACATAACCGGCGTAAGGGACGGCGTAGAAGAGCTTGCCATTCACCTGTGGCTCACGAACGGGGTTGGGATCGCTGGTGTCGTTGTTGTCGCCCTTGGTGATGAGGGTCTTCTCCCCCGTCTGGGTGGTTCCGAAGCCAACGATGCGGTGCGTCTCCACCGCGGGCTTTCCCGACTCCAGTTGGAACGTGATGACATCCCCGGCCTGCAGTTCGCTAAAAGCCGTGGGCTTGACCACGAGGTAGGTACCCGGTGAGTACTTGGGGGCCATGGAATTCGTCAGAACGGCGTAGGTTTGGGAGCCGGTGGCCTTCGGAGCGAGGATCAGGACCAGGGCGGCGAACAGCGCGACCATCAGCAGCACGAAGTTGACGGCTCTGCCTGCCGCCGCGAGCCAGCGGAGGGGCGGGCGGACTCCATCGCGGGTGTTGTCCGTGCCGGAGTCGCCTGGATCCGCACCGTCAGCGGGACGGGCAGCGGACGCATCCGCCGTCGTAAGAATGCTAGGCGCAGCCACTGGGCACCCCGCAAAGTTGCGTTGCAGTGAGGGGAATCGAGATGCTCACGGCTTGTCCTTTCACGGCGGCTGGAGCGTTGGAGGCGAGCCTGACTTCAAAGCACAGCGTCGTGCTGGCGCCCTTCGGGACAGTGACCGGAGTGAGGCCGGTGTACCCCGTCGTGCCGCACGTGGCCGCGCTTGTTGCGGACTTGGCGCTGACGGTGAGGTACGTGGCCAAGCTGCCTCCCCCGGCGTTGGTAAGCACCGGCGCGCCTGAGGTGACGCTGATGTTGAACTGGCCACCGGCGTCGGAATTGTTCGTGGCGGTAATGCTGGCGTAGACAGCGGTTCCGGGCATCAGCGCGGCCAGGGGAATTGACTGGGTAGTGACCGCCAGGTTTGCGGGAGTCCCTGCCACTGTCATGCTTGTGAGCTGGTTGGAAGGCGCCCCGGCGAGGTTGACGTCGAAAGATGCTGACGTCACCGTGCCCGGCGCTGCGGCAGCAGCGGCCGACCAGAGTGCGTAGCTGCCCTGAACGGTCAGGAGGCCCAAGAGCACCGCCGCGGCGACAAGTGCCGCGGCCCGCAGGTGGCGCGGGATGCTCATGGCTCCTCCTGACCCTAGTTTGGTGGTACTGGCGTTTGGACTTCCGGCCGCCTCGAGCGGCGGCCGGAAGCGGCTTAGGTACCGGCTACGACGGGGACGATCTGGTTCAAAGTGAAGGCGACCCTGCCGAAGTTGTAGCTCTTGGTTACGTCGGCGCGGTTTGCAGTGCCCGACTTGAACTCAAAGGTGATTGTGGCGGTGACCGTCCCGCTGGTGGTCAGCGGGTTGCTCACAACCGCGCTCGGGGAACCGGCGGTCAGGACAGGGTTGGTCACAACGACGTTGTCGGCGGTAAACCCGTTCACGGCACCGGTGCCTGTGGCGGCGATGCTGGCAGCCATCTTGTCGCCGACGAGGGTGACGTTCAGGACCTGGGTGTACGTCAGCTTGTCGCCGGGAACCACCCTGTAGTTGCCGATGTTGGCGATGGTGAGGCCGGCGTCGTCCGTCCAGACACCTGTGTCTGCCACCACGTTCAGGTCGCCGGCGACGACTGTGCCGGGAGTGGCGGACTGGGATGCGTTCCAGGAGGCCAGCGTGCCGCCTCCACCCAGCAGCAGCGCCGCACCAACGGCGATGGCGGCGGTTCCCTTGATTAGTGCGCTGTTCTTCATGGTGAGACCCTTCAAGAAGTGATGGATAGATTTCCCCTGGAAAGAACAATGCCGTCCCCCGCTCAGGTATCCATGCGCCAAAGCGTCAAGATTCACTCAAGAACGTTGCCCCTTAAACCAATGGAGCCGCCCCCGGCGAAGGGGCGGCTCCATCAGTGGATCACGGCTCGTTCGAGCAGAGGAGGCTAGGCCGGCTGGTACACCGGGTAGTCGGTGTAGCCCTTCGCACCCTCGGCGTAGAACGTGGACTGGTCAGGTTCGTTCAGCGGCAGGCCCTCACGCCAGCGGCGGGCGAGATCCGGGTTGGCGATGGCGGGCCGGCCCACCACGACGGCGTCCGCGTGTCCATCGGTCACGAGCGAGAAAGCCTCCTCGCGGGTGGTGATGACGCCAAAGCCGGTGTTGACCAGGAACGGCCCGTTAAAGCGTGACCGCAGGTCCTGGACCAGGTCGCCGGTCGGGTCGGCGTGCAGGATGCTCAGATAGGCCAGGTCCAGCGGGGCGATCGAGTTGACCAGCACCTCGTAGGTTGCCCGGACGTCGGCGGAATCCGTTTCCTCGATGCCCTGGACATTGTGCTCGGGCGAGATGCGGATTCCGACGCGGTTGGCGCCGAGTGCCTCCACGACGGCGTTCACCGTCTCGATCACGAAGCGGGCGCGGTTCTCGGGCGAGCCGCCGTAGCTGTCGGTGCGGACATTGGTGTTCGGCGCCAGGAACTCGTGGAGAAGGTAACCGTTGGCGGAGTGCAGCTCCACGCCGTCGAACCCTGCCTCGATGGCATTGCGCGAGGCCGCGACGATTTCCTCTCGGACGATCGGCAGCTCGTCGATGGAGAGCTCGTGCGGGACCGGGTGCGGCTGCTTGCCGTTGTAGGTGCGCGTTTCACCTTCGACGGCGATTGCACTGGGAGCCACGACGCGGTGGCCGCCGTTGATGTCCTCATGCGAGACGCGGCCGCCGTGCATGATCTGGGCGAAGATCCGGCCACCCTCAGCATGGACGGCGTCGGTGACCTTCTTCCAGCCTGCAATCTGCTCGGCGGTGACCAGCCCGGGCTGTCCGGGGTAGGAACGGCCGGCGGGGCTGGGGTAGGTTCCCTCGCTGACGATGAGGCCGAGGGACGCGCGCTGGCGGTAGTGCTCCACAACGAGCGGGCCGGGTACGCCTTCCTTGCCGGTGCGAACACGGGTCAGGGGTGCCATGACGAGGCGGTTGGGGAGTTCGTGCTCGCCGAGTGTCAGCGGGGAAAACAGCATGCGGAGTTCCTTTCACAATGCATCAGGTTCACCAGCTGTAACTGTGGCGCGCGTGCAACTATTCCGTGTGTGCCGCACTTCACCTCCCCAAGGGACAGCCTTCGCCGCGGGGGTTTGCGAGGCAATCGTCGGCGTAGTTGCGCGTGACGGATCGCCAGACACTCACCGTTTGGGGTGGAGAGCTGAACTGACCTTGATTCGGTATGGGAAGGTTCGGGCCGCCGTTCACGGAGTACGTTCCTTGGAAGTATGTAGTGAGGACGACATTGAAGTCACCGGTCGCTGCGTAGGCGTGACTGGTACGGGTCTTCTCACCCCAGCGGTTTTGAGGGAGCGGCCCGCCCATGGTGGTAGTCGGGCCAAGCGAAGTCCCGTCACCATAGTCCCACCGGTATTGGACGGGCTTGGCGATGATGTGGATTCGCTGGGCCAAGATGGTGATGTCGAAGGGCTGCTCTGTGGCCTTTGCGTAGAAGTTGGTTTCCGCGCCACGAAGAGTGTGGGGGCTCGGTTGCGCCGTCAGCGTTCCCGGCGCAATAGGCAGGTTTTCGAACGCCTCTTGAATCCGGGCAGCGATCCTCGGCAGCAAGTCCTCGGGGTTCCGATCATAAAGGCACGTCGGGCCGCCACCGTTTCCTGTCCAGTCCGTCCACTGAGGTTTCTCTATCTCCCGAGGAGCAACCTTCCAGACCACAGGGGTCCCCGGCTTCCCATCGGCCCTGGGCGGACAAATGCGTTGATTTGCCAAGCAATCGATAGCCAAGTTGCCGTCGTCCACTTGGCACTGGGGAAATGCGTTGTACTGGTTCGGATCGTTGCTGACATAGCCCGGCGGGGCGGGAACCATCTCCCCACTGTCCTCGTCCGGGACCCAAGCGCCAACAACGAGGTGTGTTTCGCCGTATGTGGCCGAACCACCGTAATCGTCGTCCAGTGCATAACCGTGCTGTTGGAAACTAAATGCCAGCAATGCGGCAAGCGTAACTGAAATAATCGCCCGCTTTGTCACGATTTCGCCGATCAGCGAACGGGATGCAGGTCAGCCACGGTCCAGCGATTGCCCGAATACGTCGCTATAACTACCGAAGCGGTATTCGATCCAGCAGCAGGACTTCTTCCGACGCTTTTATCCGCCTTATAGAACTGCGTTTCTTCCTGGATGACCTGCACGAGAACCTGCTGACTCCCCGCTCCCGTCTTGAAATTCGCCTCAATTGAAGGAGCCGAAAGACGACCACCAACCTGCCAACGCCCCTCTTTGTACCCGATCGCAATACTTTTCTTGAGAAGGTTACAAAACTCGCAAGAGCCGGAAGTTAGCTCCGCCCAAGACGACAAGTCACCCGTCTCGAAGCCGTAATTCAGTAGGGCGTACCAATACTTCGTGAACGCCTCCAGGCCCTCCTTCGTATTCTTGTCGGCCAGGGGCGGCTTGACCGGTACAGGCACGTTCTGCGCCCGGCCCTTGGCATCGGCCGGCTTGTAGACGGGTGTCGGCTTGGGCGTCGGAGTGGCGCTGGGTGTGGCGGATGCCGAACCGGAAGTGGACAGGGCTGGCGACGCCACAGCAGAGGCAGTCGGTCCGGCCTGAGGCTCGCCTCCACCGCTACAGCTGGTGAGCACAAGGACGGACACAGCTACGGCAGAGATCAAAGGCAGACGGAGGCGTTCAGAAGAGCAGGTACGAGAAGTCATGCGCTAATCCCCCCGGATAGGTTTCAAGACATCTGTGTCCGAACAATGGTTAAAGGGTAACCGAGGTCACACTTTCCGGCTCAAAGTTATCCACAGGCCGCCCATGGCGCCTCACCGTGGTTGCTGGGAAAATCTCTCCGTACCCCTATCCTTTTTCTACAGCCCGTAGAAGAATGGAGCGCATGATGTTCAACCACACCGACGGCGATCCCATCCTGATCCTCGACGAAGAGCAATGCTGGCAGCTTCTGGAAAACACAAAGCACGGCAGGCTCGTGGTCACTGTGGCGGGCGAGCCGGATATCTTCCCCGTCAACTACGTGACCAGCCGCCGAAAGCTGTACTTCCGCACGGCGCCGGGCAACAAGCTGGCCCAGGTCACCATCAACGACAGGGTCCTCTTCGAGACGGACGGCATCATGTCGGACCAGGCGTGGTCGGTGGTACTCCGCGGCACTGCGCGCGTGCTGAGCAAGTCAGCGGAGATTGCCGAGGCCGAGGAGCTGGGACTCGCATCCTGGGTGCCCACGCTCAAGGACTTCTACGTCGAGATCGATCCGGGCTCCGTGACCGGCCGGCACTTCCAGTTCGGCGAGCAGCCGGAGCGCGATTTCTAGCGGGGCCGCCGGCCTAAACTGGGAGCATGGCGGACCGGCTGACACCTGAGCAGCGCAGCTGGAACATGTCCCGGATCCGGGGCAAGAACACCAAGCCCGAGCTGCTGGTGCGCCGCCTCCTGCATGCCAAGGGCTACCGGTATCGCCTGCACGGGGCCTCGCGCGGCGTCAAGCTGCCGGGAAACCCCGATCTCGTCTTCGCCGGCCGGCGCAAGGTGATCTTCATCAACGGCTGCTTCTGGCACTTCCATGACTGCAAGGTGGGCCAGCACTCCCCCAAGGCCAACGCCGAATTCTGGGAAACGAAACGCACCCGCACGCGGGAGCGCGACGCCAGCCAGCGCCGTCAGCTCGAAAACGACGGCTGGGACGTACTCACCGTCTGGGAGTGCGAGCTCAGGGACCTCTCCGCCGTGGAGCAGCAGCTGGAGACGTTTCTCGCAGCAGGCTGATCGGGAGCGAGGCCACGGGCCTCAGTGCTCGGCGGGAGCCAGCCGGTAGCCCACGCCGCGGACGGTCTGCAGCCAGCGCGGATTCTGTGCGGAATCGCCGAGTTTCTTGCGCAGGTTGCCCATGTGCACTTCCACGGACCGCTCGTCCGCTTCGCTGATGTAACTTCCGACGTCGTATGGTTCGTCCCGTAGACGGCGCACCAGGTCCGCTTTGGTACGGACCATGCGGCCCGCCTCGAGCAGGGCATGCAGCAGGTCGAACTCGGTGCGCGTCAGGCTCAATTCATGGCCGTCAACGGCAACGGTGCGGGATTCGTAACTCAGATCCAGGCCGTTGTGGGTGTACTTCCGCGCCTCACTCACAGCGGCGGCAGGTGAGCCGCCCTCTTCGGCAAGGTCCGGCGTCGAACGTGGGCGGCGCATCATGGCCGCAACCCGGGCACGCAGCTCGCGCGGCCGGAACGGCTTGGTGAGGTAGTCGTCTGCACCCGACTCAAGTCCGATCAGGGTATCCAGCTCTTCTGCACGGGCAGTGAGCATAACGATGTATGCGTCGGAGAACTGGCGGATCTGCCGGGCGACTTCGAAGCCGTCGATGTCCGGCAGTCCGAGGTCGAGCGTGATGACCGCCGGGTCAAGTTCCTTGGCGGCGAGAACACCCTCGGCTCCGCTGCTTGCCGCACGCACTTCAAAGCCCGCCTGCGTCAAAACAACGCGCACCAATTCGCGAATATCGTGGTCATCCTCAATGACCAGTCCTACGCGTGTATCACCCATCGCAGCCCCCTCAGCCCGCTACATCCCGTCTGCAGTATAGCTCCCGGCGGATATCCTGCTCCTATGCGTTTCTCACGCCCCGTCCAGATGGACCATCGCCCATGAGCAGTACCTGGAAAGACTCATCCGGACGGATCCGGTTCTTCCGGCGGCCTTTCCACGAGTATTCCCTGCGGGGCAGGGTGATGCTGAGCCAAATGCCGCTGTCCGTCACGGTAGGAATCACGGCTTTTCTTATCTTGGCGTTCTTCCCAGAAACGCTGCTAAATCCCCTTTTCATCAGTTTTCTGCTGTCACAGGCGGTAATACTGATCCTCTGTTTTGCCGTGCCCTGGCAGCAGCTTCCCTACCCCTCTTTCCTGGTGATACCGCTCTTGGATCTGGTTTCGATTTCCCTCGGCAGGGAGGGAGGCCAGGACAGCCTGACGGGACTGAGCCTGATGGCGGTTTTTCCGGTGATCTGGCTATGCGCGTCCGGGCTGTTCCCCAAGACGGCAGTGGCACTGTCCTTCTTCGGCCCTTTGGGAATCATCTGGGTACCGCTGTTTCTCCGCGGCGACGTCTCAGGTCCGGGCCTTGCGCGCTCCTTCCTGCTGCCAGTAATGATGCTTGGTATTGGAGTCACAGTGTCCGTCATGACGCTCAGCATGGTCCGGCAGCAGCGGGATCTCGAGGAGAAGGACTCCCAGCTTCGCGGTGTGCTGACCGGAAGCAAGCGCCAGGAACGGCTGTTGAACACTGTTCTGGACACGGTGCACCTGGGCGTCCTCGCCGTCGACGCCCAGGGCAATGACATCCTGATGAACCGCAAGCAGCGCAAGCATCACCAGCTGGCCACGCCGCCAACCATTGACGATCCCAACGAATCCCAGCTGCTGGTGTTCGCCGCCGACCGGACCACGCTGGTCCCCACCGACCAGCGGCCCGTCCGGCGCGCGATCCTCGGCGAGGAATTCACCGACTACCTGGTGTGGCTCGGAGCGGGAGCCGAACAACGCGCAATATCCACCAGCGCGCGGCCCATGCAGGACCAGGACGGCAATTTCGCCGGCTCCGTCATTGTGTTCAGCGACGTCACCGAGCTGGTGAACGCGCTGACCGCCAAGGACGACTTCGTCTCCAACGTCTCGCACGAATTCCGGACTCCACTCACTTCGATTCTTGGTTACGTTGAGCTTCTGCTGGACGACGACGACGATCTCACCGACTCCCAGCGCGGCCCGCTGGAGATCATCCGGCGAAACTCCGAACGGTTGCTCACACTGGTCTCGGATCTGCTCTCCAGCCGCAACGGCCAGCTGCTGGTCACCCCGGAGGCGGTGAACGTGGCTGAGCTGGTACGCACCAGCGTCACCGCCGCCCTGCCGCGTGCCGCAGAATCGGGCATCCAGCTGCGAGCCGACGCGCCGGCCACGCTTGAGGCCCAGATCGATGCCGCGCGCATCTCCCAGGTGCTGGACAACCTCGTCTCGAATGCGATCAAGTACTCTCCCGACGGCGGCGACGTAGTGGTGTCGCTGCGGTCCGAGGACGGCCACATGGTATGCAGCGTTAGCGATACGGGCATGGGCATGAGCCAGCAGGACCAGGAGGAGGTTTTCGCCAAGTTCTTCCGGTCCGCGGCCGTCCGCAATTCGACGATTCCCGGCGTCGGGCTGGGCCTGTCCATCAGCAAGGCCATTGTGGAAGCCCACGGTGGGCGCGTCTCGCTCGCCAGCGAGGTGGGGAAAGGCACCACGTTCACGTTCGCGGTGCCCGTGCAGAACTGAGTTCTGCATCGAGCTATCCATAGCGGAGAGATCCGGGTGCTGCGCCCTTCGCTGCTATGCCCGGTGGTCCTCGATCAGCCATCTGCCCAGCCGGCGCGCACGCCGGGCCGCGTCCAGGTCGCCCTCCGCCGCCGAGATGATCGAGCCCTTCATCAAAATGTGCCATGAGCGGGAAAAATCGTCAGTCCGCTGCAGCCCGGCCTCGTCCGCGAGCTGCTTCACGTGTTCCCGGATCTTGGCGAGGTAGTCGATGCTGGCCCGACCCAGCGGGTGGGAGGCGCCCATTTCCAGCAGCACATTGATGAAGGAACAGGCTTCAAAGTCCGTGCGGTGGAACCAGTCCGTGAAGACGTCAAAGATGGCGAGCAGCTGCTGCTCGGGAGCGTCCGCCCTGCGCCGGGCCTCCCCCATGATGGAGTTGACTGTCCAGACCTGGTCGCGTTTCTCGAGGAACGCCAACACGAGCTCATCCTTGGAAGCGAAATGGCGGTAGAAGGTGGCTTTTGCGACGCCCGAGCTGCTGATGAGTTCATTGATGCCGACATCCCGGATGCCGCGCCGGGCGAAGAGGTCGTACGCGGAGTTCACGATCCGTTCGCGCATCCTGGCAACACCGGACGCCGCAATCTCCTCGCCAATCGTCCGTCCTCCCGTTGTGAACGGGAAACCTTCAGTGGCGGCCGGCTGCGGCCCAGTCTGAAGCATTCCGGAAGGTGGTCTCCCGGCGCTCCACTGCTGGGAGCTGGGTACCTCTGCCATTGCGATTATTCTATCGCAAAAGGCGAGACAGACCTGTCTGTCTTGGGATATTGTTCTTAGTAAGTCCGTACAGTTTTCGGGTGCTTCTGCTCCTGTTTGAGTGCATGGTCTTCAGTTGCAGGCGCCTAGGCAAATGGTCCTGCCCGGTCACTGCCCCACACTGAGGCATACCTGAAAGTTGGACTGTCAGCATGGCAGACTATCTCCGGTGGGACGCCCACAACTTTCTCCACTCTGATGCGTATTTCCACGCGGCCGACTTCCGGGTGGCTGAGCCGTTCTCATCCCCGTCAGAGAATGCGTGGCCAGATGGCCCTCCCGACCAAGGCGTGGACGTGGACCGCCCCAACAACAACTCCTTGCGGTGGCAGGTCCTGGGCATCATTGCGTCTGTGCTGGAGGACAGCGATCCAGCCTGCGCCGGTGCCAGGCAACGGCTTCGGCAGTGTCTTGCGCACAACGTCGGGTCC is from Arthrobacter sp. QXT-31 and encodes:
- the dhaL gene encoding dihydroxyacetone kinase subunit DhaL, with amino-acid sequence MTQIFDNPADFADEALDGFVAANRGYVARVDGGVARSTEIPAGQVALVVGGGSGHYPAFAGLVGPGLAAGSACGNMFASPAAGQVYRVAKAANAGGGVLLSYGNYAGDVLHFGQAQLRLNAEGIETRTVLVTDDIASAPLDQIEKRRGIAGDLTVFKIAGAAAEAGLSLDEVERLAIKTNYRTRSLGVAFDGCTLPGATEPLFHVPAGQMSLGLGIHGEPGISEHPMPTASELAELLVSRLLEDKPDDAGDRVVAIVNGLGTVKYDELFLLFGKVEKLLNAANLTVVEPECGELVTSLDMSGLSLTLLWLDDELEQFWAAPADTPAYRKGNTAPRPRRELTGTDESAEAETEKATAASANLGRLAAAVLAQVRDVVVEHEAELGDLDAIAGDGDHGIGMRRGVDAAAAAGEQNAGASVERVLTAAGEAWSERAGGTSGALWGTAVMAAGLALGNRESYDAGDAAAAVSAFTNAITELGKAEPGDKTMVDALLPFRDAFKDAFDGGTSLAGALTSAAAAATEAARRTADLRPLKGRARPLAEKSLGHPDPGAISFGLIVERVATYLASETADSTPAVSHMAPTAGNGATE
- a CDS encoding sugar phosphate isomerase/epimerase family protein produces the protein MAYTADNWPITAALLQFPGVDAQGTHINDADASAWAEVFTEVKEAGFANADLTDSWVRPGDLSKERLAEFKQTADSVGIGIPVISAIRQSIIQEGKWEDNLAYSHRTIDAAAELGCEVVSFGLHQAITPEQQKQLWFWTVEGYKDPVGDKEAWNNAVSRFQELGRHAAEVGILLSLEMYEDTYIGTADSSVQFVQDIGLSNVGLNPDLGNLIRLHRPIEDWREMVAKTLPYSNYWHMKNYIRDEDVARDMYVAMPAPMESGLINYREAFKVALSVGFQGILCTEHYGGDGLSVTASNQDYLRRHVLPKKDGYALGQSQVAQGRQQPAAVAR
- a CDS encoding GntR family transcriptional regulator — translated: MQKASNGTRAGSRPEDQTGRKGGRTVSRQVLADHVYEELLASLMDGRLEPGAAVSIDGTARELDVSPTPVREALARLEHTGMVRRVALKGYRVAPVFTREDFADLMEARLAIEPVNARLACARLNPHRLAELEQTVEDLKSAPRGPSFVEYKDYLEADERFHQLIAQQTDNQFMVGAYAALGGQVQRFRLFGGVGITDAEYAIAEHQSVLDALSSGDPDKAEAAMAAHIQKVRERAMADAPEE
- a CDS encoding signal peptidase I — encoded protein: MAAPSILTTADASAARPADGADPGDSGTDNTRDGVRPPLRWLAAAGRAVNFVLLMVALFAALVLILAPKATGSQTYAVLTNSMAPKYSPGTYLVVKPTAFSELQAGDVITFQLESGKPAVETHRIVGFGTTQTGEKTLITKGDNNDTSDPNPVREPQVNGKLFYAVPYAGYVANALGNSDRGLWVTVGAAGLIGYGALLIFRNVRSRRREAGTAA
- a CDS encoding alternate-type signal peptide domain-containing protein, whose protein sequence is MKNSALIKGTAAIAVGAALLLGGGGTLASWNASQSATPGTVVAGDLNVVADTGVWTDDAGLTIANIGNYRVVPGDKLTYTQVLNVTLVGDKMAASIAATGTGAVNGFTADNVVVTNPVLTAGSPSAVVSNPLTTSGTVTATITFEFKSGTANRADVTKSYNFGRVAFTLNQIVPVVAGT
- a CDS encoding alkene reductase, which codes for MLFSPLTLGEHELPNRLVMAPLTRVRTGKEGVPGPLVVEHYRQRASLGLIVSEGTYPSPAGRSYPGQPGLVTAEQIAGWKKVTDAVHAEGGRIFAQIMHGGRVSHEDINGGHRVVAPSAIAVEGETRTYNGKQPHPVPHELSIDELPIVREEIVAASRNAIEAGFDGVELHSANGYLLHEFLAPNTNVRTDSYGGSPENRARFVIETVNAVVEALGANRVGIRISPEHNVQGIEETDSADVRATYEVLVNSIAPLDLAYLSILHADPTGDLVQDLRSRFNGPFLVNTGFGVITTREEAFSLVTDGHADAVVVGRPAIANPDLARRWREGLPLNEPDQSTFYAEGAKGYTDYPVYQPA
- a CDS encoding PKD domain-containing protein, which codes for MTKRAIISVTLAALLAFSFQQHGYALDDDYGGSATYGETHLVVGAWVPDEDSGEMVPAPPGYVSNDPNQYNAFPQCQVDDGNLAIDCLANQRICPPRADGKPGTPVVWKVAPREIEKPQWTDWTGNGGGPTCLYDRNPEDLLPRIAARIQEAFENLPIAPGTLTAQPSPHTLRGAETNFYAKATEQPFDITILAQRIHIIAKPVQYRWDYGDGTSLGPTTTMGGPLPQNRWGEKTRTSHAYAATGDFNVVLTTYFQGTYSVNGGPNLPIPNQGQFSSPPQTVSVWRSVTRNYADDCLANPRGEGCPLGR